One window of the Dreissena polymorpha isolate Duluth1 chromosome 5, UMN_Dpol_1.0, whole genome shotgun sequence genome contains the following:
- the LOC127831102 gene encoding C-C chemokine receptor 1-like protein 1, which yields MVSMEDHAKVFNLHFQQLFFSKENGSSKEIDHNVRLCSNDANGNNASNLSAGCPMFHDNLLQSLLNDIPLFTPSPEHRFFTYVTPVIAAFGVVGNIVSLMVFLSKNMRKLSASMYLIALAISDIMALVFYVLPEWLKHGEPLLSGYRWPPLLQQNGVCQSVLYIQYIARFLSSWFVVFFTIERFIGVCFPLLRNDLCDPRSAPRVILGAVVIASAGCVFKPVVSGTYPTISGALICTSDKDHQYLSFILDSIFGAIITFIPFILITILNVLIIRKLVLRNKRSRKISVVTTESIIRLEFTFILLVMSICFVALNLPHFAVWCKRYWKIRQMFNMHLMSPTTLQNHDDHIGDLDNTLHVTRTIFYTNYCINFFLYSVTGAYFRKELKHLFCKRDTNLRVSNAHRWKRRSNLCLNKPKNKKRRLFPPDAEYDTSVSPGDRQPACTSSTYVTDTN from the exons GAAAATGGCTCATCAAAGGAAATTGACCATAATGTTCGGCTTTGCTCAAATGACGCAAATGGTAACAATGCATCGAACCTCTCGGCAGGCTGCCCAATGTTCCATGACAACCTTCTTCAGTCCCTACTGAACGACATACCGCTCTTTACGCCGTCGCCGGAACATCGATTCTTCACCTATGTCACACCGGTAATCGCCGCCTTCGGGGTGGTTGGAAACATAGTATCCCTGATGGTGTTCTTGTCGAAAAACATGCGCAAGCTTTCTGCAAGTATGTATCTTATCGCTTTAGCAATCTCAGACATAATGGCACTTGTGTTTTATGTACTGCCTGAGTGGCTCAAGCACGGAGAGCCATTGTTGTCTGGATACAGGTGGCCACCATTGCTGCAGCAAAATGGCGTGTGCCAGTCTGTGTTGTATATTCAGTACATCGCAAGATTCTTGTCATCTTGGTTCGTCGTATTTTTCACTATCGAACGTTTTATCGGGGTATGTTTTCCGTTACTTCGAAATGACCTTTGTGACCCCCGGTCTGCACCCAGGGTCATACTCGGCGCCGTCGTTATTGCATCAGCCGGTTGCGTGTTCAAACCCGTCGTGAGTGGTACTTACCCCACAATTAGCGGCGCTTTGATATGCACGAGCGATAAGGACCACCAGTACCTCTCCTTCATTCTAGACAGCATATTTGGAGCGATTATTACATTCATTCCGTTCATCCTGATAACTATTCTCAATGTGCTCATCATACGTAAGCTCGTGTTACGAAACAAACGTAGTAGAAAAATAAGCGTTGTGACCACGGAATCCATTATTCGCCTGGAATTTACGTTCATTCTCTTGGTAATGTCCATTTGTTTTGTTGCGCTCAACCTTCCACACTTTGCTGTATGGTGCAAACGTTACTGGAAAATACGCCAGATGTTCAACATGCATTTGATGTCGCCGACCACACTACAAAACCACGACGACCATATTGGCGATCTCGACAACACCCTTCACGTTACGAGGACCATTTTTTACACGAACTATTGCATAAATTTCTTTCTCTACTCGGTGACGGGGGCGTATTTCCGAAAAGAACTGAAGCATCTTTTCTGTAAGCGAGACACAAACCTCAGAGTGAGCAACGCGCACAG atgGAAGAGACGTTCCAATTTGTGtttaaacaaaccaaaaaacaagAAAAGGAGACTTTTTCCTCCCGATGCTGAATATGATACCAGCGTATCTCCAGGCGACCGTCAACCGGCATGTACCAGCTCCACGTATGTCACAGACACCAACTGA